One Actinomadura viridis genomic region harbors:
- a CDS encoding GNAT family N-acetyltransferase — protein MTYEIRDARPEDLDGARGVMLDTFYRDLGYGYRPEWHRDVIDLEETYLRTPRHALFVAARGGQIVGTAAVRAQGPRNPPHPAWLTERYPDHRTAQLFRVYVRREHRRNGLARALVGRARDFVAATPGYERLYLHSDTRSDGAEPFWRSVAEVVHDERDGNPDHFQTVHYEIPLRP, from the coding sequence GTGACCTACGAGATCCGCGATGCCCGCCCCGAGGACCTCGACGGCGCGCGCGGCGTCATGCTCGACACCTTCTACCGTGACCTCGGCTACGGCTACCGGCCCGAATGGCACCGCGACGTCATCGACCTGGAAGAGACGTACCTGCGTACGCCGCGCCACGCGCTGTTCGTCGCCGCCCGCGGCGGCCAGATCGTGGGAACGGCCGCCGTACGCGCGCAGGGCCCCCGCAACCCGCCCCACCCCGCCTGGCTCACCGAGCGCTACCCCGACCACCGCACCGCCCAGCTCTTCCGCGTGTACGTCCGCCGCGAACACCGCAGGAACGGCCTGGCCCGCGCACTGGTCGGCCGTGCTCGCGACTTCGTCGCCGCGACTCCCGGATACGAACGCCTCTATCTGCACAGCGACACCCGCAGCGACGGCGCCGAACCGTTCTGGAGATCCGTCGCGGAAGTCGTCCACGACGAGCGGGACGGCAACCCCGACCATTTCCAGACCGTCCACTACGAGATCCCGCTGCGCCCCTAG